The following are encoded together in the Malaya genurostris strain Urasoe2022 chromosome 3, Malgen_1.1, whole genome shotgun sequence genome:
- the LOC131434311 gene encoding uncharacterized protein LOC131434311 yields MSPIGGMAAGPSFSGRVFPALGQRSQRTEGRYLVLERTDEDQTLEKLSPFLIDKAIRNCCGDVNSVKRIKDGKILIHTKTDKQGKQLEKLKSLAQSINRSPEIGDEEILEELRAQKVTKLERILRKTNGIPIKTSTFILTLETTVPPQEIKVGFLSVKTRPYYPRPMRCFQCFAFGHIGENCNRDKLCANCGDKEHGEQCDKNTKCVNCGEPHSALNRRCRIFNKEVEIVKLKVDRDITFFEARQLVELRETPKTRYTDAVNQNNRQCNCKCTCSVTIPETSSNAEASKPATPSHSYAFKKPCAQRTMQQKFTVSQRTIGNAAAAAEPQAEL; encoded by the exons ATGTCGCCTATTGGCGGCATGGCTGCTGGTCCGTCGTTCAGCGGTAGGGTCTTCCCGGCGCTGGGGCAAAGATCTCAACGAACCGAAGGACGGTACCTGGTACTAGAACGTACGGACGAGGACCAGACGCTGGAAAAACTCTCCCCGTTTCTTATTGACAAAGCTATAAGGAACTGTTGCGGAGATGTCAACAGTGTCAAACGCATCAAGGACGGTAAGATTTTGATCCATACGAAAACTGACAAACAAGGAAAACAATTGGAGAAGCTAAAATCTCTTGCACAAAGCATCAAT AGATCTCCTGAAATCGGAGACGAAGAGATACTCGAAGAACTACGCGCACAAAAGGTTacgaaacttgagcgaattctaagGAAAACAAACGGCATTCCAATCAAAACGTCGACATTCATACTAACACTAGAAACAACAGTACCTCCACAAGAGATTAAAGTTGGTTTCCTGAGCGTTAAAACCAGACCGTATTATCCCCGTCCAATGCGATGCTTCCAGTGCTTTGCTTTTGGTCACATCGGTGAAAACTGTAACAGAGATAAGCTATGCGCGAACTGCGGAGACAAAGAGCACGGAGAACAATGTGACAAAAATACTAAATGCGTGAATTGCGGAGAGCCGCATTCTGCGCTCAATCGAAGATGCCGAATCTTTAACAAAGAGGTGGAGATAGTAAAATTAAAAGTAGACCGTGATATCACGTTTTTTGAAGCAAGGCAGCTTGTAGAGCTGCGCGAAACTCCAAAGACCAGATACACCGACGCGGTGAACCAAAACAACCGCCAATGCAATTGCAAGTGCACTTGCAGTGTAACAATCCCAGAAACAAGCAGCAATGCTGAAGCATCTAAACCAGCGACACCAAGCCAT TCGTATGCCTTCAAGAAACCATGTGCCCAACGAACGATGCAGCAAAAATTCACGGTTTCACAACGTACCATCGGAAACGCAGCAGCGGCAGCAGAGCCGCAGGCGGAGTTATAA